In Botrytis cinerea B05.10 chromosome 6, complete sequence, the following proteins share a genomic window:
- the Bcrrp40 gene encoding Bcrrp40, giving the protein MSTETFVLPGDHIASELLPSHPSLPLKLGPGLRHIPPNTITSTVAGQLRTDSRKNAVWVEFNAGRYIPTVGDLVIASIKKSAGDVFYANLSDFTSDASLPVLSFEGATKKTRPQLEKGALVYARVTLANKHMDPELECVSASTGKSEGLGPLEGGMLFDVSLGMARRMMMARPADQGGLTILEELGEAGVSFEIAVGRNGKVWVDSKTVKTTLAIGKALKETDEKGLSPEDQKKLAKKLGREA; this is encoded by the exons ATGTCGACAGAAACATTCGTGCTTCCCGGCGATCATATTGCTTCAGAATTACTACCTTCTCACCCAAGTTTACCATTGAAGCTCGGCCCTGGCTTAAGACATATTCCGCCAAATACAATCACTTCAACTGTAGCAGGTCAGTTACGAACAGATTCGAGAAAGAATGCAGTGTGGGTTGAATTCAATGCTGGTCGA TACATTCCAACAGTAGGAGATCTCGTAATTGCTTCCATTAAAAAATCAGCAGGAGACGTCTTTTATGCAAACCTTAGCGACTTTACATCAGATGCCAGTCTACCAGTCCTCTCCTTCGAGGGCGCCACGAAGAAAACCAGACCGCAGCTTGAAAAGGGCGCACTGGTATATGCACGAGTTACTCTTGCAAACAAACATATGGACCCTGAACTAGAATGCGTATCAGCATCAACGGGTAAATCAGAAGGCTTGGGACCATTGGAGGGAGGCATGCTTTTCGACGTATCTCTCGGAATGGCAAGACGAATGATGATGGCTCGCCCCGCTGATCAAGGTGGTTTGACGATACTTGAGGAATTGGGAGAGGCTGGTGTTTCGTTTGAGATAGCCGTGggaaggaatggaaaggTTTGGGTGGATAGTAAGACAGTGAAGACTACATTGGCGATAGGAAAGGCCTTGAAAGAAACGGACGAAAAGGGTCTGTCACCGGAAGATCAAAAGAAACTGGCTAAAAAGCTGGGACGCGAGGCTTGA
- the Bcssz1 gene encoding Bcssz1 encodes MAAEAPASNGTAGERNAIGISFGNSNSSIAYTTVEDKAEVIANEDGDRQIPTILSYIHGDEYYGQQAKQQLIRNSTNTVAYFKDFLGQDFKSIDPTHSHASAHPLDHEGTIAFKIQDKEEGEPSTVSVSEVATRVIRRLAQSASDYTGKQINSAVITVPTNFSENQKAALTKAANDAGVEVLQLINEPVAALLAYDARPEAKVADKNVIVADLGGTRSDVAVIASRGGMYTILATAHDYEFAGVHLDQVLMDHFSKEFIKWNSIDPRENQRSFAKLKAEAEATKKALSIGQNSNFSVESLAEGIDFSSTINRLRYETIGRKVFEGFNRLIEGVVKKAGLDALEIDEVILSGGTSHTPKIASNVQYIYPNATVLAPSTSPTAINPSELQARGAALQASLIQEFDAQDIEQSTHAAVTTVQHLTNAIGVLSISGETDKGVFTPIVAAETAVPARRTVEIAAPKEGGDVLVKIVEGGSHIKVTKPEPKPKTTEAKVEDANSDDSEDDDSEEEEEEQREKIWKVGNVLAEAAVRGVKKGSKIEVMINISKDLSVTVTAREVGEKGGVRGNLAAPSN; translated from the exons ATGGCAGCTGAAGCCCCCGCATCAAACGGCACTGCTGGCGAGAGAAATGCCATTGGTATCTCTTTTGGAAACTCCAACAGCTCAATCGCCTACACCACCGTTGAGGATAAAGCCGAAGTCATTGCCAATGAGGATGGAG ATCGTCAAATCCCTACCATTTTGTCCTATATCCACGGAGACGAATATTATGGTCAACAGGCCAAGCAACAACTTATTAGAAACAGCACAAACACTGTTGcttatttcaaagatttccTTGGACAAGA CTTCAAGTCGATAGATCCTACACACAGCCATGCTTCTGCACACCCTTTGGACCACGAGGGCACGATCgcattcaaaattcaagataaGGAGGAGGGTGAACCATCGACCGTTTCTGTCTCTGAAGTAGCAACTCGAGTTATCCGTCGTCTCGCACAGTCCGCATCAGATTACACTGGAAAGCAAATTAACTCGGCTGTCATCACAGTCCCAACAAATTTCTCCGAGAACCAAAAGGCAGCCTTGACAAAGGCAGCAAACGATGCAGGCGTTGAGGTTTTACAACTCATTAATGAGCCTGTTGCTGCTCTGTTGGCATACGACGCAAGACCAGAGGCCAAGGTTGCGGATAAGAATGTTATTGTTGCAGACCTCGGAGGAACTCGCTCAGATGTCGCAGTTATCGCATCAAGAGGTGGCATGTACACCATTTTGGCCACTGCACACGATTACGAATTCGCCGGTGTTCACTTGGACCAGGTTCTCATGGATCACTTTTCCAAAGAATTCATCAAGTGGAACTCTATCGACCCCCGTGAAAACCAACGCAGTTTCGCAAAACTCAAGGCAGAAGCCGAAGCTACCAAGAAAGCACTCAGTATCGGACAAAACTCCAACTTCAGTGTTGAGAGCTTGGCAGAGGGTATTGATTTCTCTTCTACCATTAACAGACTTAGATATGAGACTATCGGACGCAAGGTCTTTGAAGGATTCAACAGATTGATTGAGGGTGTTGTTAAGAAGGCTGGATTGGATGCTTTGGAAATTGACGAGGTCATCCTTTCTGGTGGTACATCGCACACCCCAAAAATCGCATCCAACGTCCAATACATCTACCCAAATGCTACAGTTCTTGCTCCATCCACCAGCCCTACCGCAATCAACCCCTCCGAATTGCAAGCCCGTGGAGCTGCTCTTCAAGCATCTCTCATTCAAGAATTCGATGCTCAAGATATTGAGCAATCTACTCACGCTGCCGTCACTACTGTTCAGCACCTTACAAACGCCATTGGagttctttccatctccgGAGAGACTGACAAGGGTGTTTTCACACCAATTGTTGCTGCCGAAACTGCTGTCCCAGCCCGCCGAACTGTCGAAATTGCCGCTCCTAAAGAAGGTGGTGATGTTTTAGTCAAGATTGTCGAGGGTGGATCTCACATCAAGGTCACTAAGCCAGAGCCAAAACCTAAGACAACTGAGGCCAAGGTTGAGGATGCAAACTCTGATGATtctgaggatgatgatagcgaagaggaagaagaagagcaacGTGAGAAAATCTGGAAGGTCGGAAATGTTCTTGCAGAAGCCGCAGTTAGAGGTGTTAAGAAGGGTAGCAAGATCGAAGTCATGATCAACATTAGCAAGGATTTGTCAGTCACTGTTACTGCACGCGAAGTCGGAGAGAAGGGAGGTGTTAGAGGAAACCTCGCAGCCCCTTCAAACTAA